The sequence below is a genomic window from Bacillota bacterium.
CCGCGCTTGGCTCGACGCAAGTGGCCAGGGATAACTGGGAGGGGCTCGCGATAGGGGCTGCCATCTCCGGCACGATCCTGACAATAGGGGAAAACGTGTGTGCGATGGATCCCGAGGCCGAGTTCAAGAACGGCCAGGTTGTCAGGTCCCGAGATATGGAGCGACGGGTGAAGCTCTATAAGGACTGGCATGATGGCTACGGGACAATAGTTGTACAGGCTAACGTCGAGGATACGAGGCTGGGCGTGCTTGAGTATGCCATCGAGGAGCTTGGTGTCGATACCGTCGAGATAAAGTGGGGGCAGGGCGCAAAGGACATCGGCGGCGAGGTCAAGCTTTCGTCCCTTGAAGATGCCCTGAAGATGAAATCCAGGGGTTACATAGTCATGCCGGACCCTGAAGACCCCGAGGTCGAGCGTGCTTACAGGCAGGGGGCGTTCCGGGAGTTTGAGCGCCATTCTAGGATCGGTATGGTGGATCGTGAGTCGTTTATCTCCAGGGTTGAGCAGCTCAGGAGGGCCGGGGCCAAACACATCTTCTTAAAGACCGGAGCCTACCGGCCTTCGGACCTGGCGCGCGCCCTCAGGTATGCCTCAGATGCCCAAATCGACCTCGTAACGGTTGATGGGGCGGGCGGCGGGACTGGGATGAGCCCGTGGCGCATGATGAACGAGTGGGGGATACCGACTGTCTTCCTTGAGGCCCTAGTGGTGGATTACATGGACCGGCTCAATGGAAAGGGCGCATACCTGCCTGATATTGCTATTGGCGGTGGGTTTGCCCTCGAGGACCAGGTGTTTAAGGGACTTGCGCTTGGGGCTCCCTATGTGAAGGCCATCGGTATGAGCCGGGCCCCGATCACGGCGGTCATGGTCGGGAAGACCATTTCAGGGCTCATCCAGGACGGGAAGCTGCCACCGGATCTCGCAGGATACGGTGGAGACGTCGAGCAGGTTTTCGCCAGCGCCCACCTGCTGCGCAAGAAATATGGTGAGGCCTTCGAGAACATCCCCGCATCAGCGGTGGCGCTCTTCTCCTATTTCGACCGCTTGTCATATGGCCTGCGCCAGTTCATGTGCGGTGCGAGGAAGTTTGCCCTGGGGTATATAACCAGGGACGACCTGGTGGCCTTGACCGAGGAGGCGTCCAGGTTGACGGGTATCCCGTACGTCACCGAGCTCGATCGCGAGGAGGCTTACAGCATTCTCGAGGGCGAGGGGAGCGAACGGATGGTGGGAGTTGCTTAAATCTGTGTATCAAGGTCTGCCGGACGGCGGGAGAAGCGCCGCCCGATGCGAACTCGATGCTAACTTTAAATTCTACTCTATCTTACACTCCATCTTACTCCGGCGCCGGAGCCTTGTGCGCGAGCGCCGGAGCATTTTTTGACCGCCGGGCGTATTTGGGGTATTATATAGAAAAGCACGGAAAGATTCGGGAAGGTGGTCATATGGACATCGCTGAAAGAAAGGAAATACTGAAACGCGCCAGAGAGCTGGATGTCAAGTTCATACGCCTCCAGTTTACGGACATCCTCGGCGTGCTCAAGAACGTGGCGATCACTGTTGACAGGCTGGAGGAGGCGCTTGATGGAGAGGTTGCATTTGACGGCTCCTCTATAGAAGGCTTCGTCCGGGTGGAGGAGTCGGACATGCTCCTGATGCCTGATCTCTCGACGTTTGCGCTCTTCCCCTGGAGGCCCCGGGATGGCTCGGTTGCGCGATTGATCTGTGACATCTACAACCCTGACGGCACGCCCTTTGCCGGCTGCCCGCGCGCGGCATTGAGACGGGTCCTGGACGGGGCTCAAAAAGCCGGATACGAGGTGCATATAGGGGTTGAGGGGGAGTTCTTTCTTTTCCATACTGATGAGGCCGGCAACCCCACCACCACAACTCACGACAAGGGGAGCTATTTCGACCTGACCCCTGTTGACCTCGGGGAGAATGCCCGGCGCGATATGGTTTTGACCCTTGATGAAATGGGGATCAGGGTCCAGGCATCCCACCACGAGGTCGCCCCGGGGCAGCATGAGATTGCGTTCAGGCATGACGAAGCGTTGAGGACCGCAGATAACATTGTGACATTCCGTTATGTGGTGCGTGCCATAGCCCAGCGCCACGGCCTATACGCGAGCTTCATGCCAAAGCCGATTTACGGTGTCGGCGGCTCGGGCCTGCACCTGAGCCACTCGATCTTTTGCGATGGACAGAATATCTTCTTCGACCCGAATGGGAAATATAGGCTCAGCGAATCGGCGTTCCATTATATTGGTGGGCTGCTCAGCCACAGCCCCGCTTTGACTGCCATCACAAATCCCACGGTGAATTCTTACAAACGCCTGGTCCCGGGCTTTGAAGCCCCCAGCTATATAGCATGGTCCTTCCAGAACAGGAGCCCCCTGGTTAGAATCCCATTCCAGCGGGGGAAGGCCACTAGAATAGAGCTACGCAGCCCCGACCCGACGTGTAACCCCTATCTCGCGATCGCCGCGTCCATAAAAGCTGGCCTCGACGGGATCGGACGCCGGATCGAGCCGCCCGAACCTATTCAGGGCAGCACTTACGGATTAACAGAGGAGGAGCGGCAGCGGCTCAACCTGAGACGCCTCCCGCGCAACCTTATGGAGGCCCTGGGGGAGCTATCGCGCGACGAGGTAATAAAATCTACGCTCGGCGATCACATCTATAACAAGTTTGTCCAGGCGAAATGCGTGGAATGGGAGGATTATTCCACGAAGATTCATCAATGGGAGCTGGATGAATACCTGGCGAAGTTTTAGGGCTTGAGATGAGACGCACCGAAGAGATGAAAACCTTCCGGGCCGGGGTGTAAGATGCGCCGAAGAGAAGTATTCATAGCTGACAAGAGCGCCTCGTCGCGCCAGAGGTTGAGGAGGATCCTCACTGAGGCAGGGTATGCGGTTGTGGGAGAGGCGGCGGACGGGTCTAGCGCCCTTCGAGGCATCAGAAGCCTCGAGCCTGAGGTGGTGGTGCTGGATTCGGAGCTCCCTGCCCTCAACGGGTTTGAAGTTGCCAGGATTGTTGAGGAGGACCATCTCGCTCCCGTCGTGCTCATAGCCTCCCAGACGAGCTGGGAGTTTGTGGAGAAGGCCAAGGAATCCTCTGTTTCCGCCTATCTTGTGCGCCCCGTCAGCGAGCGAGACCTGATACCCGCGATCGAGCTGGCCATCGTCAATTACGAGCGGAGGAGCAGGCTCCAGGATAAGATCAGGGAGCTGGAGGAGAGCCTCGAATCTCGCAAGGTAATCGAGAGGGCCAAGGGTGTGTTGATGAAAACGATGGGCCTGTCCGAGGGCGAAGCCTACCGGCTCATCCAGAAACAGGCCATGGATAAGTCGACCTCGATGCGCGCGATTGCTGAGGCCATACTCCTCACTTATGAAATCAAGAAGAAGGGGCGGGGTGGTTGAGCATCCCGGCGGGCGTCCTGATGAATGCCCTGCCGGCCACCCTCGCCACATCCTCCAGCTCCGAAAGGACGCGTTCGAGGCCCTCCATGTCCAGGGACTGCGCCCCGTCGGATAGTGCTTCATCGGGGTGGATATG
It includes:
- a CDS encoding ANTAR domain-containing protein; translation: MRRREVFIADKSASSRQRLRRILTEAGYAVVGEAADGSSALRGIRSLEPEVVVLDSELPALNGFEVARIVEEDHLAPVVLIASQTSWEFVEKAKESSVSAYLVRPVSERDLIPAIELAIVNYERRSRLQDKIRELEESLESRKVIERAKGVLMKTMGLSEGEAYRLIQKQAMDKSTSMRAIAEAILLTYEIKKKGRGG
- a CDS encoding FMN-binding glutamate synthase family protein, which codes for MSFSTGINSTAATGTRNRTPNSVCSFSGLCVTCIEGCTGLCEVGRSAVRGREVIYPKPYGKITTASQKDYPIDFSHFNILGTAVGAQGAEADSDKATFPAVDVEQLVGGSPASGGDAIKLRLPVIISALGSTQVARDNWEGLAIGAAISGTILTIGENVCAMDPEAEFKNGQVVRSRDMERRVKLYKDWHDGYGTIVVQANVEDTRLGVLEYAIEELGVDTVEIKWGQGAKDIGGEVKLSSLEDALKMKSRGYIVMPDPEDPEVERAYRQGAFREFERHSRIGMVDRESFISRVEQLRRAGAKHIFLKTGAYRPSDLARALRYASDAQIDLVTVDGAGGGTGMSPWRMMNEWGIPTVFLEALVVDYMDRLNGKGAYLPDIAIGGGFALEDQVFKGLALGAPYVKAIGMSRAPITAVMVGKTISGLIQDGKLPPDLAGYGGDVEQVFASAHLLRKKYGEAFENIPASAVALFSYFDRLSYGLRQFMCGARKFALGYITRDDLVALTEEASRLTGIPYVTELDREEAYSILEGEGSERMVGVA
- the glnA gene encoding type I glutamate--ammonia ligase is translated as MDIAERKEILKRARELDVKFIRLQFTDILGVLKNVAITVDRLEEALDGEVAFDGSSIEGFVRVEESDMLLMPDLSTFALFPWRPRDGSVARLICDIYNPDGTPFAGCPRAALRRVLDGAQKAGYEVHIGVEGEFFLFHTDEAGNPTTTTHDKGSYFDLTPVDLGENARRDMVLTLDEMGIRVQASHHEVAPGQHEIAFRHDEALRTADNIVTFRYVVRAIAQRHGLYASFMPKPIYGVGGSGLHLSHSIFCDGQNIFFDPNGKYRLSESAFHYIGGLLSHSPALTAITNPTVNSYKRLVPGFEAPSYIAWSFQNRSPLVRIPFQRGKATRIELRSPDPTCNPYLAIAASIKAGLDGIGRRIEPPEPIQGSTYGLTEEERQRLNLRRLPRNLMEALGELSRDEVIKSTLGDHIYNKFVQAKCVEWEDYSTKIHQWELDEYLAKF